The Streptomyces sp. ALI-76-A nucleotide sequence AGCGACGAGCGACGAGACGAACGGGGGTGTCCGGTAGCGAACCGGACGCCCCCGTTCGTCGTGCGCGCCGGGGCCGCGCCCCGCCCCTGACTCACCGGTGATCGGGGGACCGGGGAGGCTGGGAAGGCCGGGCGCCGGGAAGCCGGGCCGCCAGGACGCCGGGGCGGGGGCGCCGCCGGAAGGCCGGGGGCGCTCAGGACGCCGGGCCGCCGCCGGGGGGCCGGAAGGCCACGACGCCGGGCCGCCCGGGCGCCCGGCACTACCGCCGCACGGCCACGACCGTCCCGTCCAGCACGGCCTTCCCGGCATCACCGCCGCCCATCCCGGCGTCCACGGCGTTCCCGGCAACGCCCCTCCCGGCGTCCCTCCCGGTCGGGTCGGCCGGGCGTGCGGGCCCCGTGCCGCCCTGGCCAAGTTGTCCGGCGACCGTCGCCGCGAACGCCAGTGCCATGCCCGCCAGCTGCACCGGAGTCAGCGCCTGGCCGAGCGCCGCCCAGCCGACCAGCGCCGCGGTCAGCGGTGACAGCGGGCCGAGGAAGGTGACCTGGGTGGCGGTGAGCCGGCCGATGCCGCGGAACCAGAGCCAGTACGCGACCGCCGTGTTCGCGAGGGCCAGGTAGAGGTAGCCGCCGACCGCCCGGCCGTCCAGCGCGGGCGGCGCGCCCTCGGCCAGGAAGGCGACGGGGGCGATGAGCAGGCCGCCCGCGGTCAGCTGCCAGGCGGTGAGGGCCAGCGGGCCGACGCCGTCGGGGCGGCCCCACCGCTTGGTCAGGACGGTGCCGGCGGACATCGAGGCGGTCGAGGCGAGGGCCGCCAGCACGCCGACCGTGTCGAGCGCCCCGGCCGCCTTCAGTACGACCAGGCTCACCCCGGACGCGGCCACGATCCCGGTGAGCACACTCCGTGGCGTCGGCCGCTGCCCCAGGAGCAGCGCCGACAGGCCCACGACGAAGAGCGGGCCGACCGAGCCGACGACCGCCGCCATCCCGCCCGGCATCCGGTACGCCGACAGGAACAGCAGCGGGAAGAAGGCCCCGATGTTCAGCGCGCCGAGCACCGCCGCCTTCCCCCACCAGGCGCCCCGCGGCAGTACCCGGGCGAGGGCCAGCAGGACCAGTCCCGCGGGCAGGGCGCGCACGAGACCGGTGAACAGGGGTCGGTCGGCCGGGAGGAACTCGGTGGTGACGGCGTACGTGGTGCCCCAGGAGACCGGGGCGAGGGCGGTGAGCAGGACGACCGCGGGCCGCTTCATGACCGGCACCCTTCGAAAGGCGGCTGGGCAGGCTGGGCAGACAGCCTGGTGGATAGCCGGCAGATAGCTCGGCTTTAAGTAGCTTAGCCCTAAGCAACTTACAGTCAAGCTACTTTCTTGCGGGCGACCGGAAGCGGGACGGATACTCGCTCCATGAGTGCACAGCGCGCGCGGCGCGGGGACCCGGTGGACGCGATCATCGAGCAGTGGGCCGAGGTGCGGCCCGACCTCGACACCGCCGCCATGGAGGTCTTCGGCCGGATCTACCGGCTCTCACGCGCGATGGGCGACCGCACGGAGAGGGCGTACGCGGCGCTCGGCATCGGGCGCGGCGAGTTCGACGTCCTGGCCACCCTGCGCCGCTCCGGCGAGCCGTACACCCTCTCGCCCCGTCAGCTGTCGGCCACGCTCATGCTCACCACCGGCGGGATGACCGGCCGCCTCGACAAGCTGGAACGGGCCGGACTGCTGCGCCGCTCCCCCGACCCGCACGACCGCCGGGGCCTCCAGGTCACCCTGACCGACAAGGGACTGGAACTGGTCGACCGCGCGGTCGGCGCGGGCCTCGCCGTCCAGACGGAGGCCCTGTCCGCCCTGGACGCCGAACAGGCCGGCCACCTGGCCGGCCTGTTGCGGGAGTTGCTGTTGTCGACGGAGACGCCGGCGAAGTAGCCCCCGAGGAGCAGTCACCGGAGAAGGCAGCCACCGCTCCGGCCGTGACAGGCCGAGGGCGCCGGCCTCGCACCCCCGTGCGGCGGACGCGGGCACGGGAGCGGGAGACGGCGCCCTGATGGCATCGAGGCGGGGGCAGGCCGGACCGAGGGGTCGCGGCGTGCCCGGGGAAGGCGTGACGACCCGGTCCTGCCGGGTCGGCCGCACACCGTCCGGGGCGGAAGAACCGCCGCGGTCAGGCCTTCGCGTCGGCCTTGGGCTTGGTCCTGATGTTGCGGCTGGTCACCCGGTGCGACTCGTGCGACTTGTCGAGGACCATCACCAGGCCGGCGATGACCGCGAACAGCACGATGGGGGCCACGACGAACAGGCCCAGCGTCTCGACGACGCTCAGGCCCGTGCCGGGGTCGTCACCGTCGTCGCGGGTCAGCGCCGAGGCGGGGGACGACAGGAGCAACATCATCAGCGTCGTACCGGCGGCCAGGGCGCCGGCGCGCAGGGCGTTCTTCTTGTCCACGGTGCCAACGTATCCAACGGGGTTCGGGGGTGCGCGTCCGGGGTGCCGTATGAGGCGCGTACGAGGGGCGGAAGCCCGGCCGGGTGTCTGGGCACCTCGGCCGGCCGGACGTCTCCTCACCCCGCTCCGGGCGGCCCCGCGTCCCGGGCCCGGAGCACCTCCACCAGCGCGTGCAGCCTCGGCGACGCCGCGAGCTCCTCCAGGGTCACCGGCTTCCCCTCCGCGTCCGCGATCGGCAGGCGCCAGTTCGGATACTGGTCCCAGGTGCCGGGGAGGTTCTGGGGGCGGCGGTCGCCGACGGTGTCGGGGAGCCAGACGCCGAGCATGCGGGCCGGGGTGCGCAGCAGGAAGCGGTGCACGGCCTGGATCTCCGCCTCCTCCGAGGACGGGTCGGTGCCGCCGCCGCTGCCCTGAAGGAGGCCGAGCCGGGCGAGCAGCTCCAGCCACTCCGCCGCGTCCGCCGCCGCCTCGGCCCGCTCCTCCTCCAGGGGCCGGGTCAACAGGCCCAGTCGGTCGCGGAGTTCGACGTGTTCGCCGGTGAGGCGGGAGGCGGTGGGCGGCAGGTCGTGGGTGGTGGCGGTGGCCAGGCAGTCGGCCCGCCAGTGGTCGGGGGGCAGCGGACGGCCGTCCCCCTCCCAGTCCCGCTCGAACCACAGGACCGACGTGCCGAGCACACCCCGCTCGCGCAGCGACTCCCGCACACCCGGTTCCACGGTGCCCAGGTCCTCGCCGATCACCACCGCCCCGGCCCGTGAGGCCTCCAGCACGAGGACGGCGAGCATGGCCTCGGCGTCGTAGTGGACGTACGTGCCGTCCGTGGGTGCCTCGCCCAGCGGGACCCACCACAGGCGGAACAGTCCCATGACGTGGTCGATGCGCAGGGCGCCGGCGTAACGGAACAGCGCCCTGAGCAGGGCGCGGAAGGGCGCGTAGCCGGACTCGGCCAGGCGGTCCGGGCGCCAGGGCGGCAGGCCCCAGTCCTGGCCGCGCGCGTTGAACGCGTCCGGAGGGGCGCCGACCGACATGCCCGCCGCGAAGTACTCCTGCTGCGCCCACGCGTCCGCGCCGCCGGGGTGCACGCCCACCGCCAGGTCGTGGACGATGCCCACCGGCATGCCCGCCTCGCGTGCCGCGCGCTGGGCGGCGGTGAGCTGGGTGTCGGTGAGCCAGGCGAGCAGGGAGTAGAAGTCCACCCGGTCCATCAGCTCCCGGCGGGCGCGCGCGGTGTCGGCCGAGCGCGGGTCGCGCAGGCCGGCCGGCCACCGGTGCCAGTCGGAGCCGTGCACCTCGGCGAGCGCGTACCAGGTGGCGTGGTCCTCCAGGGCCTCGCCCTGCTCGGCGAGGTAGTCGCAGTAGGCGGCGCGCCGGCCCGGACCGAGCGGTACCTCCCGCACCAGCTCCAGCGCCTCCCGCTTGAGCTCCCACACGGCGTCCCGGTCGATCAGCGCGCCCTTCTCCAGCACCGACGCGCTCAGCCGCTCCGCCCGCTCCGCCAGGCCCCGCGCTGCCGCGCGGTCGGCGACCTGCGCGTACTCGGGGATGTCCGCCACCCGCAGGTGGACCGGGTCGGGGAAGCGGCGCGAGGAGGGCCGGTAGGGGGAGGGGTCCGTGGGGGTGCCGAGCACGGCCGCGTGCAACGGGTTGACCTGAACGAATCCGGCGCCGAGCGCGCGGCCGGCCCAGGAGGCCAGTTCGGCGAGGTCACCGAGGTCGCCCATGCCCCAGGAGTGCCGGGACAGAAGGGAGTAGAGCTGGACGAGCAGGCCGTACGAGCGTCCGGGGGGCGCGGGCAGCCGGGCCGGGGCGACGACCAGGTGGGCTTCGGCGGTGCGGCCGTCGGGGGCGGTGGCGGTCAGCCGGTGGAGTCCGGGCGGGAGCTGGTCGGCGGCGGCGCGGGTCTCGCCCTGTTCGGTGGTGACGCGCAGCCGGGTGCCGGCCGGGAGGGCGTCGAGGGCGGCGCACGGGCCGCCGCTCCAGCGCACGACGGTGGGCGGCAGCAGCCGCTCGCGCAGCTCCCGCTCCCGGGCGGCGAGCGCGGCGCGGACCGCCTCGGGGGTGTCGACGGCGACGCCCAGGGCGGTCAGGGTGCGGGTGACGGCGGTCGCCGAGGCCGCGACCGTACGGTCCGGGGAAGGGCTGAAGGAGGTGGCCACGCCGTAGAGCACGGCGAGCCTGGACAGATCCTCGGAGGGCGGCTCGGCCGGCCGGGGCGCGGTCATCTACGGCTCCGCGTGGGTATCGGACTCGCTGGTCAGCGGGGCGGCGTCGGCGAGCGGCGGCTCGCTGGTCAGGGGTTCGGCGTCGGGCAGGGGCGGTTCGCTGGTGAGCGGGGCCTCGCCGCAGGCGCCCTCCGCGCTGAACACGCACAGGTGGAGTTCGGGCACGGCGGACGGCTCCGCCTCGGGCAGGGCGGACCGGTCCGCCCCGGGTTTGGAGAGGGCCGAGAGCAGAAGGTGTGCCGATGCGGCCACGGGTGCCTCCTTGTCGAGTACGACGAGCGGATACCGCAGCCCTACCCAGTGGCCGCGGCGGCAGACGTACACGAGGGAACAACGTGCCTCTCGTCACATTCCGTTCCGTTGCGGTACTTCCAGACTGGGACACATTCCGCGTGAAGGCCACTTCCGTCGGCCGGAGGGCGCCGGCGTCGGGCCTCGGGGCCCGGACGGGCGGCGCGGTTCGTGAACCGTGCGCTCCGCGGCCGTCGATAGACGGGGTGTGAGACTGTCTCGCCCCATGGGGGGCCACCGCGAGAAGGACGCAGGGGATGCCGCCGACGCAGGGGACGCGAGGGAGGCGGGGGACCAGGGGGAGGCGGGGACTTCGGACGCGACGCTCCTGCGGGCGGTCGCGGCCGGGGACTCGGCGGCGATGGCCGCGCTGTACGACCGGCACGCGGGGTGGCTGCACGCGCGGCTGACCCGGCGCTGCGCCGATCCGGAGGTCGTGCGCGAGGTGCTCCAGGACACCTTCGTGACCGTGTGGCGGTCGGCGGCCGGCCATCGCGGCGAGGTGGCCGGCGGCTGGCTGTGGACGATCGCCGCGCGCCGTCTGGTGGACGCCCGCCGGGTGCACGAGCGGGCCGCGCGCGCGGCGGCGCCCCTGGAGCCGGCGGACCGCGGGTACCCGTCCGCGGCGACCGCCCCCTCCGCGGAGGAACGGGTGCTGGCGTCGCTGGAGTACGGCGATGTGGGCACCGCCCTGGACCGGATCTCGCCGGAGCTGCGCGAGGTGCTGCGCGCGACGGTCGTCGACGGGCTGACCACCCGCGAGACCGCCAGGCTGCTCGGCATCCCGGAGGGGACCGTCAAGTCCCGGGCGATGCGCGCCCGCGCCGAACTGCGCGCGGCCCTCGCCCGGTTGAACCCGTCACTTCTGGGAGGCACGGCATGACCGGCTGGCACGCGTCCGACGACCTCGTCACCCGCTACGGTGACGGCTCACTGCCGGAGCCGGACGCCTGGTCCCTGGAGAAACACCTGGAGAGCTGCGTCCGGTGCGCGACCCGCGTGTCCCACGCGGTCCGCGGGACGCCGGCCGGGGTGGTTCTGGCGGAGGTTCGGGAGGTGGTCCTGGGGGCGGCTCCGGCAGCCTCGGCGGCTCCCCAGGCCACGGCGGCCCAGGCGGCACTGCCCGCTCCCACTCCTCCCGGGCCCCGCGCCCCGGCCGTCACCCCGTCGCGGGCCCGCCTCCCGCGGCCCCTCGTCCTTCCCGCCCCCGGCCCCCGCCTCGCCCATGTCCTGTGGTCCGCCGGGCCCGCCGTGCGCGGGGCCTGGCTGCCGGCCGTGCTGCTCGTGGCCTTCGGCGCGGTCGCCCTCGCGTACGGGGCCGAGGTCACCGGCGTACGGACCCTGCTGCTGGCCGTCGCCCCCG carries:
- a CDS encoding EamA family transporter, whose product is MKRPAVVLLTALAPVSWGTTYAVTTEFLPADRPLFTGLVRALPAGLVLLALARVLPRGAWWGKAAVLGALNIGAFFPLLFLSAYRMPGGMAAVVGSVGPLFVVGLSALLLGQRPTPRSVLTGIVAASGVSLVVLKAAGALDTVGVLAALASTASMSAGTVLTKRWGRPDGVGPLALTAWQLTAGGLLIAPVAFLAEGAPPALDGRAVGGYLYLALANTAVAYWLWFRGIGRLTATQVTFLGPLSPLTAALVGWAALGQALTPVQLAGMALAFAATVAGQLGQGGTGPARPADPTGRDAGRGVAGNAVDAGMGGGDAGKAVLDGTVVAVRR
- a CDS encoding MarR family transcriptional regulator: MSAQRARRGDPVDAIIEQWAEVRPDLDTAAMEVFGRIYRLSRAMGDRTERAYAALGIGRGEFDVLATLRRSGEPYTLSPRQLSATLMLTTGGMTGRLDKLERAGLLRRSPDPHDRRGLQVTLTDKGLELVDRAVGAGLAVQTEALSALDAEQAGHLAGLLRELLLSTETPAK
- the malQ gene encoding 4-alpha-glucanotransferase: MTAPRPAEPPSEDLSRLAVLYGVATSFSPSPDRTVAASATAVTRTLTALGVAVDTPEAVRAALAARERELRERLLPPTVVRWSGGPCAALDALPAGTRLRVTTEQGETRAAADQLPPGLHRLTATAPDGRTAEAHLVVAPARLPAPPGRSYGLLVQLYSLLSRHSWGMGDLGDLAELASWAGRALGAGFVQVNPLHAAVLGTPTDPSPYRPSSRRFPDPVHLRVADIPEYAQVADRAAARGLAERAERLSASVLEKGALIDRDAVWELKREALELVREVPLGPGRRAAYCDYLAEQGEALEDHATWYALAEVHGSDWHRWPAGLRDPRSADTARARRELMDRVDFYSLLAWLTDTQLTAAQRAAREAGMPVGIVHDLAVGVHPGGADAWAQQEYFAAGMSVGAPPDAFNARGQDWGLPPWRPDRLAESGYAPFRALLRALFRYAGALRIDHVMGLFRLWWVPLGEAPTDGTYVHYDAEAMLAVLVLEASRAGAVVIGEDLGTVEPGVRESLRERGVLGTSVLWFERDWEGDGRPLPPDHWRADCLATATTHDLPPTASRLTGEHVELRDRLGLLTRPLEEERAEAAADAAEWLELLARLGLLQGSGGGTDPSSEEAEIQAVHRFLLRTPARMLGVWLPDTVGDRRPQNLPGTWDQYPNWRLPIADAEGKPVTLEELAASPRLHALVEVLRARDAGPPGAG
- a CDS encoding RNA polymerase sigma factor, producing the protein MGGHREKDAGDAADAGDAREAGDQGEAGTSDATLLRAVAAGDSAAMAALYDRHAGWLHARLTRRCADPEVVREVLQDTFVTVWRSAAGHRGEVAGGWLWTIAARRLVDARRVHERAARAAAPLEPADRGYPSAATAPSAEERVLASLEYGDVGTALDRISPELREVLRATVVDGLTTRETARLLGIPEGTVKSRAMRARAELRAALARLNPSLLGGTA
- a CDS encoding zf-HC2 domain-containing protein, yielding MTGWHASDDLVTRYGDGSLPEPDAWSLEKHLESCVRCATRVSHAVRGTPAGVVLAEVREVVLGAAPAASAAPQATAAQAALPAPTPPGPRAPAVTPSRARLPRPLVLPAPGPRLAHVLWSAGPAVRGAWLPAVLLVAFGAVALAYGAEVTGVRTLLLAVAPVVPVAGVALSYGAHADPLYEITAATPSAGLRLVLTRTAAVLAVSLPLLTLAGVLVPSSGAPGAAAWLLPGLALTLVSLALAGYVGRPAATAVTAGGWLCAVLAPVLVAPGGRLTARLAEQLAYCLDGAPAQGAWAAAAVLSAVLLAARRSAYDHLARR